Genomic segment of Perca flavescens isolate YP-PL-M2 chromosome 7, PFLA_1.0, whole genome shotgun sequence:
AGCCATTGCCCcacagtcagtcagtccccagccACCTTTAAATGTCTTTGAGTTTCCcttataaataaatttaaaacaaGTTAAGGCCAACCCGAGCGTCTTCAACAGATGCAATTTTCTCTTCTCTGTCCTCCATCTTTAACTGTACACTCAGTATGGCCACATGCCACAAACTTCACAGCATGAAGCCCTTCTGGATCAATGTTGAGTTGGCTCTGTCGGCTCAGTCTGAGGAACGGGACACAAGGTGCCAGAGGTCACCTGATGGGCAGACTGGGAGGTCAGCCGAAGGTCCAGTGCTGGTAGAGGTCAGCAGCATTACATTGGTCCATCTGCAGCTGGTCTCCTTTCAGCTGTAAACATTTCCCACTACTAGGATTCTTCAAAAGATTTTCCTGGAGGGGAGCATCACAGAAAAGGTGAATCAATACAGAAgcctaaataaatgaaaatataacacttgaactattcctttaatcatTCTACGCTGAATAAATACAACATTCATTTTCTTGCAGATTTAGATAAAAAGATCAATAGCACTCTTGTATCTGTCTGgtaatataaagctacagccaggtTAGCTTAATTTAGCAAAAGACAGAGCAGGGGGAAATAACTGGCccgcctaccagcacctctaaagcttatACATTAACTTGTTGTATCTCCAGAAAAAAATTTGGAGTCCTGGAGACTCCACTAGTTTTCCCGGGAAAGCTCACTTTGGTTCCagtgtttatgctaagctaagcaacAGCTCTCTGTAACCTTATATCAAATAGATATGATAGTTATATCAATCTTgccatctaactcttggcaaaaaagcaaataagcgcatttcccaaaatgttgaacctttccaaaatgcatcctagggtatttttgtgaatgtacctgagtcaaactttagtttaaaagcatatttagatGATTGAATGGGAGTGGTAGGGAAACtctcatgctagtctcaaaatagctattttcgaaatactaagaaggctcaacacaacatgaaacttcaagtatcaccaggagctctacaccttaacgcaagcattgacaacattgtgtacacagatttactaaaaataaagtttttgagcaacttaccgcagctgttgttgtttacggccgcagccattttatcagtcaaaaacaagTGTTAGAAGTGGCGATTCGGTCCTTATGCTTtgaaactaaagtttgactcaggtacattcacaaaaataccctaggatgcattttggcgagagttacgctttaagtccGCCCTCAAGCACCCCTCACCTCTGAAAAGACCCACTCCTGTTGTGGTGCCACACTAGTGCCCTTCCCTTTCAGCTGGCATAGCTTGATCGTCACTGGCTCTGGCTGGGGTGTGGCATGAAGACACAGCTGCTTTCCAATATTATGACGCAGCTCCTTATGAGATGAGTATTCAAAGTACTAGAAGAGACAATCATCCAATCAGAGACCAGTCCCAGAGAACATCAAATCATCTTCAAATCTTAATTTCACTTGTGTGAGTCAGAGTTGTACCTGGTTTCCTCCCATGTTGTGACACTGGTACATGATCATAGGTTTATCTCCAATGTTACTCTCTCCAACATCCAGACAGGTTTTAGATCCCGAGTTTCTAATCTGGTGCaaataacagacacaaaataacagtaAGATACAGCCGGAGTTATGAAACGTGCAGTGTGTTATACCATTGATATGCACTGAAAAAAGTAACTCACTGCTCCATATTTTAGTGGGGTCAAGTCAGGAACAAAGGCCTCTGGGTAGACTGTGTTTAAGTACCAGGTGAAGTTCTTGCACTGAAGCCTCTCTCTCAGATTCAGGCGATCAGAGATGTCCCCAAACTTATTCTGTAACAGTGATCGGAGGGGGAATCAAAACAACCACTTACAATTACACTATCATATCAACTTGTTGCAGCACGGGGTATACATACTAGTCAAAAACGTGCTGGAAGAACGGTGATAAATGCCATTGTTTCCACACGCATTGAACATTTAACCCTCCGGTTATCCTTGGggtcaatttcaattcaattttatttatagtatcaaatcataacaagagttatctcgagacactttacagatagagtaggtctagaccacactctataatttacaaagccccaacaattccaacaattccagtaattccctcaagagcaagcagtgcgacagtggcgaggaaaaactccctcttgggaagaaaccacGGACAGaccttggtaggcggtgtctgacgggccggttggggatatgatgaacagtggcgataatagtcaaattaataatggaacagttacttcgaagcagcagggttcagcaggatgcagcatgacattgcagggcaccgctgagctcagcagggagtgcagcagaaCCACGgagacagctgcaaccaggatcttggtgccaacatTCTAATTTGACCCCATTCAATGTTTAACATCTCTAAAAAAGTGcttgacatcattttttttgcttcataGTGAATGACTTTTCCTAATTTAATGGGGACAACTGGGTAAACATAAAATTAACATGATGATATATTTTCAATTtcctgtatgcattttgtacgCATCGGTGTTCcttggggtcaatttgaccccaggCTGTTttagctgtaaaaaaacatattgtacACATTTGCTGAGAttgttttgactgatattgAGGTCACTTTCACATGCAGGTTGTTGCAATTTCACAATCttggggtcaaattgaccccaagGATAACAGATGTTAGTAAATTTGAGGATAAGAGGAGGGTTAAACACCGTTACTTATACTAGCAGGTCACACTGACCTCGCTGGCCATAACTGCAGCATTCTTGTTGCGGCGATAGTAGATCTTCTTGTAGTCATCCATCCAGACTTCAGCCAGGCGCACCTGGTTGCGAGTGATGACCTCTGTGCCCTTGGGGAAGGTGTGGGGGCTCTTGGTGCGGAAGACATGGCCCACCACGGAACAAGGGAGGATCTCGAGCTGACCCCCACACTGCCACACCTGTGAAATCACATTTCACACAGGTAGAAATTCAGACTCCAACTTGATACTGACAGACAGACTTTGAGTAATATGTGAAACTGTGGGAGTGTACATAAAGAGACTAACCCTGAATGACATCTCCACGTTTTCACCGCCCCAGATCTCCATCTTGTCATCGTACGTTCCAATGTGTTCAAAGTACTTCTTTGAGATTGAAAAGAGACCTCCAGCAAAAGTAGGTGTTCTGAGATGTTCAGACACAAAAGATACAAAAGCTTTAGACACTTAAATGATTCAGGATGTTCTGAGTGAAACCAATGTGTTCCTTCTTACTTTACAGGGTAGGTTTCATCCTTGCGCAGCTTCTTCGCATCCTCAGGGATTGCTTCCCAGCCGAAGGACAGGCTCCAGTCAAAGTTCCCTCGGTTAAAAGCGCGGTTGGAGGCCACAGGCTTGTTGAACTGAAAGGTGTTGAGGTCAATGGTGGTGATCTCTGGACTAACCACAGCAGTGGGTTCCTCAACAATGCGGGCCAACAGGGGCTCTAGCCAACCATGGAAACACTCACCTAGACAGGGAGGACAGAGATCACTTTACAGTATACATACAAAGTGACAATTATTTGGTACATTTTATTTGATGGCTGAAGACTGAGAGAGATGTCTTCAGGCTGAAAATGATTTGAAATGTGGTGCTACACAATTAACCATTTAATAATCACAATAATGAATTGTACTTTCTGATATAAATTAATCAGGTGCCAAGTGTATGCTTGTGCTCCAAATCAGACACTTAATGACAGGGACATTTTCTGACCAAACACAGATGTTTGTTTCAAGCGTGCTGTGGTAAGCACTCTCTGCTTTCAATAAATTGTGGCTGTAAAAGATATCGATTTAATAAGTTAAATATTAGGTCTACTAAAGGTTTTACTGATAAATACTATGAGAAAGTCTTAAATTGGCCTGTCATGGATAAATAATGGACGGATGGACCTTAATATTAGGCAAAATAATCATGACCACCCATAacattgcattaaaaaaaaaactatttagagAATTATAGTAAATATGAGACACTTTCTTACAGTAGTGTAAGTGCATGCACTTTTAGTAAAGACGGAAAACACATTAACCCCTAACCCTGGCAATGCTATTGCCCCAATAAGCTTAAAAACAGCCATTGTGGCTTGTGTATTGTTGTTGTGTGCGTTTTCTCACAGTGTGCGTCGAGAAAGGTTAGCACTTCGCCCTGAGCGATACTGGCACCCAGCAGCCTGGCAGTGATGAGGCCCTTCCTCTCCAGCTGCCTCACTACGCGGACAATCTTCAGCTGACGCACATATTCCTCCAGTTGGCTCTTGAGGTGCTCTGCGGGAAGAAAAACATTATTGTGTCTGTCTCGTCTGGTCTTCATCTCTTAGGTGAACTCCAGTGGTTGAAGCTCTTACCTTGTTGGGTGTGGTGACAGATGCAACAGAGCACACTTTGAACCACACCCAATAGTTTGTACAGAGGTGAAACAGACTTCAAACTTATGGCCAGAAGTTGTCAGTGAAACCATTATTTTTTagcaataatataaataataatacaaaataaaacggCTTGCTGCCCCagagaagaaaaagtgaaaCAAACATCATATTTATACCGGTGAGACCACTGCCAGAAGAAATAGCAATGAAGTGAAAATGTTGCTGGTAACACTGGGTAACACTTCCCTTTTAAGAGCATTCATGACCACAATGCACGCTGCACATTTTCACCAGTTTCAGTCTAAATAAATCCAGCAACCACATTATGACAACCCTTCAGCTACGGTAGCAAAAGGGAAATTTGGTTACAGTAGGAAATACAGCTGAGGGTAATGGCACATTTGCTTATGACAGAGATAACTGACAAAAGGATATTTCAAGCTCAGTCAATGGGtcattaaacattaataaataCTAAATGCTGACGTATCCAACAATAGTAGAAGCAGTGTGCATGACTAATATATATAGTGATAGTAGGCttataaaaatgttgaaaagtgCTTCTTACAAATTTccagtataaaaataataaataataataaaaaaaaatgaaagttaAATAACGTTATTGCAGCATAACAAGTTGGATTGTAAAACACATTCCTATGCAAATGCCAGTCTTGTGGACATGACCATTGTAAAATACATAGTCATTTTCATTTACGACACTCCAACTGCCTGGAACTGTGTGTGCAAGCAGCTAAAGATCCCAAGCTAACATCATTCTTATCAAAGCTCCTGGCCTACAGTGACTGGAATGCTACCCAAAAAACTCTGAAGGTCaatttaattaataaatcaCTTATAACTTGAGACTTCATGATTTTCCAATTGTGCTCTGCAGCTGTTCCCTGCCTATACCTTTTTTCGCCAGGAAGCTAGTAACTCATAAGTAATCATTTTAACCTTTCTGTGAAACTCAGTTTACAACgtttaattttattgtcacataattaaataaaatgtcagtACTACATGGAGGGCAGGTTTTCTTTTCAGCATTACTACTACTATACTGCGTTTCCTCTCCTGCCGCGTAGCACTGACAGACAGTTCTCTACCCACGCTGCTTCTCTGTGAAATATCTCATTTACAACTTCCCAGCACTCAACAGGTTAGCAGAACTGCTGAGCTTACAAACTTGTTCCACCACTAAGAGCAGAAACAACAATTATTAAAGGGATGTAAAAGTCAGTGAGTCTACTAGTTTGTTTGGTCATAAATAATTTTTCGCACCTGCAACACTGGCGTCATCTACCAAGATGATCTCTTTGAGCAGGAAAGCAGGAGATGTGTGCAGGACGCTGTAGACCGTCCTGAGGAGGGTGGACCAAGCCTCATTGTGGAAGACAATAATAACACTGGTGGTAGGCAGAGGAGGACAGCGACGAAACTTTCTCTCCACGCACCTGAGGGAGGTGAGCCACGTTAGAAtacaaagagagacaaagtgTGCAAGAGTGAGAGGCATATCTGATGAAATGAAAGTCACAGGTCTTGCAGAGCCACATATAACAGACCACTGTTTGCTCATTGTGTATTTAAATAGTTAGTGAGCAGACTGAATATCTGCAAACAGTCATATATAAACACCTCATTTAGAAAGCCAAATGAAAGCTCTGCAAAAATATTGCTCAAGGCCTATCGAGCCTGTAACATGTCCAGATGTCTGTCTGACATTTACAGTGATTAAAAGTATTTAAGACAATACAGATAAGTTAACGCCTTATGCCGGctgcacactggctgtgtggcgtgagcgtggcgtttctgttgcgtgtaggtttcccattgataaatgaaataccatgttaaacataaactgATTTGATAACAGTAAagacgtcggcagtattgacggcaaaataggctacagaatatttggtTCTGTATTGATAGgtgcaatattttttatttatatctgcatttatgtcaaaacctagagactttcaaacataaaaatgtcatttattaaatgtattcgtgtcaaaatgacatataaacatcttttcgtattctattttgcctggaaacgcttccaacacgcttgtgtgttgtgtgaagaATAGGCTTcagtcctatttctagcatgcacgcattttgagacgtgcgtgtcacgcaggcagtgtgcaagctctaacctgttaacatgggagccaaaataaaaacagacacaccacgcagctgacacgctcgcgccacgcaggcagtgtgcagccGGCCTTGGTCTCAACTACCCAGCAGTGTTTGTGCTTGCATTCAGATTAGCCATTTGACTAAGCGTTtttgcatgtatgcatgtaaatactggggcgcctgggtagctcatctggttgagcgtgcgccctatgtacagaggctcagtccttgtcgcagCCGCCACGGGTTTGgttctgacctgtggccctttactgtatgtcacctccctctctctcccactttcctgaCCTAATCTGTCCTATAAATAAAAGGCAATAAaagccaaaaaataataatttactaCTCCAATCATGTACACAGCTGAGACATGGGTCTCAGCTGTGTGTCACATGTCAGCACACTTGTTGGTAAAACAGTGATTAGTCTACAATCTCAGTTTATTTTGAGGACATGTTCTTACTCTGGAGGCCTTGTGTCGTCGCCAAGACTACGGCTGAGTGAGATGCGGTCACTGGCAAACTGGTTGAAACAGTGCCGCTTCAtaccctcctccttctcctgaCCTTCCTCTGGGGACATGTTGTCTTTCTGAAACGCCTTCCCATCAGCCCCGGGGCTTTTGGGGTCCTGAGGCAGTCTCTCTAGGTGAGGTTTGAGCTCAGCCTGAGTGTAGAATCCAGCAGGGCATTTGGCATCCTGGGTGGGCTGCACCTGTAATGGTGGTGGATTCTGCGGAGCACCGATCTGGAAGCCAATGTTGTTAACAGCCTCTCGTACCATGACGATCACCTTATCCTTCTTGTCCACCAGCTCCTGAAACCAGGGGTCACCAGCAGGCGAGGAGCCAACGTCCCTCTGGAGAACCACTAGGACCACCATGAAGAGAGTCCCCCCAAGGAGCACCAGTTTCAGGGGGGACATACGCCGGCGTAGGAACAGACGCATGTTTCAGAATGGGTGTTGCTCTTAAGGctgttaaaaacagaaaacaaaagtgaTTCCCTAGATGCTGGCTGGTAAAATGTTTGTGCATGTTACCCGAGGGTTTCAGC
This window contains:
- the galnt6 gene encoding polypeptide N-acetylgalactosaminyltransferase 6 — protein: MRLFLRRRMSPLKLVLLGGTLFMVVLVVLQRDVGSSPAGDPWFQELVDKKDKVIVMVREAVNNIGFQIGAPQNPPPLQVQPTQDAKCPAGFYTQAELKPHLERLPQDPKSPGADGKAFQKDNMSPEEGQEKEEGMKRHCFNQFASDRISLSRSLGDDTRPPECVERKFRRCPPLPTTSVIIVFHNEAWSTLLRTVYSVLHTSPAFLLKEIILVDDASVAEHLKSQLEEYVRQLKIVRVVRQLERKGLITARLLGASIAQGEVLTFLDAHCECFHGWLEPLLARIVEEPTAVVSPEITTIDLNTFQFNKPVASNRAFNRGNFDWSLSFGWEAIPEDAKKLRKDETYPVKTPTFAGGLFSISKKYFEHIGTYDDKMEIWGGENVEMSFRVWQCGGQLEILPCSVVGHVFRTKSPHTFPKGTEVITRNQVRLAEVWMDDYKKIYYRRNKNAAVMASENKFGDISDRLNLRERLQCKNFTWYLNTVYPEAFVPDLTPLKYGAIRNSGSKTCLDVGESNIGDKPMIMYQCHNMGGNQYFEYSSHKELRHNIGKQLCLHATPQPEPVTIKLCQLKGKGTSVAPQQEWVFSEENLLKNPSSGKCLQLKGDQLQMDQCNAADLYQHWTFG